A stretch of the Vigna radiata var. radiata cultivar VC1973A chromosome 9, Vradiata_ver6, whole genome shotgun sequence genome encodes the following:
- the LOC106773072 gene encoding ABC transporter C family member 8-like: protein MAFRSTIDNFSCNCHGDFSLASFSSQRCIIDIVNVFFLCVFCVSLLSNLIKKRPANASGGFRKRLLPVVTSFCCTLLSIAYFFDGFWNLITKTTGFNQLNLLVCIVRGLVWISIAASLFVQRFQWIKKLCSIWWVFSCTLVSVLNAEILLKGRSFQMFDMAIWAVHILTVLCVFQSHGYFVPQEIPDASLCEPLLVHKEMHKQTGLGHASFLSRFTFSWMNALLSLGYSKPLASDDIPSLDSEDKADFAYQKFAHAWLSLLRSSNNSKNLVMWSVARVYMKENISIAICAFLRTICAVVSPLLVYVFVNYSSSTEEDLKQGMAIMGCLIFAKVVESVSQRHWSFNSRRLGMKMRSSLMAAVYQKQLKLSVLGRRRHSTGEIVNYIAVDAYRMGEFPWWFHTLLFSTLQIFLALGVLFGVVGIGALPGLVPLLICGFLNVPFAKILQKYRSEFMIAQDERLRSTSEILSSMKIIKLQSWEDNFKKLVESLRAKELKCLAEVHFMRACGTFIYWLSPTIVSSVILMGCALFQSAPLDAGTIFTVLATLRSMGEPVILIPEALSVMIQVMVSFDRLNTFLLDDEIKDDDIGRTSKDSCSKGVEILAGSFSWDLQSLPLTLREVNFEIKSEQTVAVCGQVGAGKTSLLYAILGEIPKISGTVRVEGTLAYVSQIPWIQSGTVRDNILYGKAMDQTRYEYTIKVCALDKDIDGFSHGDLTEIGQRGINLSGGQKQRIQLARAVYNDADIYLLDDPFSAVDVHTASILFHDCVRTALRRKTVILVTHQVEFLSEVDKILVMEGGKISQTGSYEDLLTAGTAFEQLLSAHREAITGIETNSASKREVQNVVTVQPEDSHISNLTKCGSDGEISTEIQLTREEEKESGDVGWQPFCDYILFPKGFLLLCLSILAQLTFVGLQAASTSWLAIANEMSKVTSSILVGVYSVITILSIVFVYLRSYFAAHLGLKASKAFFSAFTDSIFNAPMLFFDSTPVGRIFTRASSDLSILDFDIPFSTIFVIAEVTELLTMIVIMVSVTWQVFIVAILAMVATKYIQGYYQASAREIIRINGTTKAPLMNFTSESYLGVVTIRAFNMAERFFKNYLNLVDTDATMFFHSNAAIEWLILRIQALQNLTVFTAALLLVLLPKGYVAPGLVGLSLSYGFSLTGTVVYLTRMFCNLSNYVISVERIKQFIHIPAEPSAIVEDNRPPPSWPSKGRIDLQSLEIRYRPNSPLVLKGISCTFQEGSRVGVVGRTGSGKTTLISALFRIVEPTRGDILIDGINICSIGLKDLRIKLSIIPQEPTLFKGSIRKNLDPLGLYSDDEIWKALEKCQLKTTISSLPYLLDTSVSDEGENWSVGQRQLMCLGRVLLRKNRILVLDEATASIDSATDGVLQRIIRQEFSECTVITVAHRVPSVIDSDMIMVLSYGKLVEYDKPSKLMDTNSSFSKLVAEYWSHSKMGNDI, encoded by the exons ATGGCTTTCAGAAGCACAATAG ATAACTTCTCCTGCAATTGCCATGGAGATTTCAGTTTGGCTTCCTTTTCAAGTCAAAGGTGCATAATAGACATTGTCAACGTGTTTTTCCTGTGTGTCTTTTGTGTATCATTGCTCTCGAATCTGATCAAGAAAAGACCTGCAAATGCAAGTGGTGGTTTCAGAAAGAGATTGCTTCCTGTAGTTACTTCATTCTGTTGTACCCTTTTAAgcattgcatatttttttgATGGTTTTTGGAATCTCATAACCAAAACCACAGGCTTCAATCAGCTGAACTTGTTGGTTTGTATTGTGAGAGGACTGGTTTGGATATCTATAGCAGCTTCACTGTTTGTTCAAAGATTTCAATGGATAAAAAAACTATGCTCTATTTGGTGGGTGTTTTCATGCACATTGGTTTCAGTACTCAATGCTGAAATTCTGCTGAAAGGGCGTAGCTTTCAAATGTTTGATATGGCAATATGGGCAGTGCACATCCTAACTGTTCTCTGTGTCTTCCAAAGTCATGGCTACTTTGTCCCACAAGAAATCCCTGATGCCAGTTTATGTGAACCTCTGTTAGTTCATAAGGAAATGCATAAACAAACAGGACTTGGCCATGCCTCCTTTCTCAGCAGATTCACTTTCTCTTGGATGAATGCTTTGCTCAGTTTGGGTTACTCAAAGCCACTAGCAAGTGATGATATCCCTTCTCTTGATTCTGAAGATAAAGCTGATTTTGCATACCAAAAGTTTGCACATGCATGGCTTTCCCTTTTGAGAAGCAGTAACAATTCCAAAAACTTGGTCATGTGGTCCGTAGCCCGAGTTTACATGAAAGAAAATATCTCCATAGCCATTTGTGCATTTCTGAGGACAATTTGTGCTGTTGTTTCTCCTttacttgtttatgtttttgtaaACTATTCCAGTTCCACTGAGGAAGACTTAAAACAAGGAATGGCCATAATGGGGTGTCTTATATTTGCCAAGGTGGTTGAGTCTGTGTCTCAAAGACATTGGTCTTTTAACTCAAGGAGGTTAGGAATGAAAATGAGATCTTCTTTAATGGCTGCAGTTTatcaaaaacaattaaaactctCAGTTTTGGGTAGGAGAAGACATTCAACTGGTGAGATTGTTAATTACATTGCAGTTGATGCATATCGAATGGGCGAATTTCCATGGTGGTTTCATACTTTGTTGTTTTCTACACTGCAAATTTTTCTGGCTCTTGGTGTCCTTTTTGGTGTTGTGGGTATAGGTGCACTTCCTGGTTTAGTTCCACTTCTCATTTGTGGATTTCTCAACGTACCGTTTGCAAAGATCCTTCAAAAATATAGGTCGGAGTTTATGATTGCACAAGATGAGCGTCTGAGGTCAACTTCAGAGATTCTTAGTAGTATGAAAATCATAAAGCTACAGTCCTGGGAGGATAACTTCAAGAAGTTAGTTGAATCCCTTCGTGCTAAAGAGTTAAAATGTTTGGCTGAAGTACACTTCATGAGAGCTTGTGGAACATTTATATATTGGCTCTCTCCGACCATCGTTTCTTCAGTTATCTTAATGGGATGTGCGCTTTTTCAGAGTGCCCCTTTGGATGCTGGAACTATCTTCACAGTTCTTGCAACATTGAGAAGCATGGGAGAACCTGTCATATTGATTCCAGAAGCACTTTCTGTTATGATCCAAGTTATGGTCTCCTTTGATCGTCTCAACACCTTTTTGCTTGATGACGAGATAAAAGATGATGACATTGGAAGAACATCAAAAGATTCTTGCAGCAAGGGAGTTGAAATTCTAGCAGGCAGCTTCAGTTGGGATCTTCAATCATTGCCTCTTACTTTGAGAGAAGTGAATTTTGAGATCAAGTCGGAGCAGACAGTAGCAGTTTGTGGTCAAGTTGGAGCTGGAAAAACATCTCTCCTGTATGCAATACTCGGAGAGATACCCAAAATTTCAGGAACT GTTAGAGTAGAGGGAACACTTGCCTACGTTTCCCAAATTCCTTGGATCCAAAGTGGTACAGTTCGTGATAATATTCTATATGGAAAAGCAATGGACCAAACCAGGTATGAATATACCATTAAGGTCTGTGCCTTGGATAAGGATATTGATGGATTTAGCCACGGTGATCTGACAGAAATAGGTCAGAGAGGGATTAACTTGAGTGGTGGACAAAAGCAAAGGATTCAACTAGCTCGTGCAGTCTATAATGATGCTGATATCTATCTCCTAGATGACCCTTTTAGTGCTGTAGATGTTCATACTGCCTCTATTCTGTTTCAT GATTGTGTCAGGACTGCTTTAAGAAGGAAAACAGTTATTCTTGTGACTCATCAAGTTGAATTTCTCTCAGAAGTTGATAAAATCCTG GTAATGGAAGGAGGAAAAATTAGTCAAACGGGTAGCTATGAAGATCTGTTGACTGCTGGAACAGCCTTTGAACAGCTTCTGAGTGCTCATAGAGAGGCAATTACAGGAATAGAAACAAACAGTGCAAGCAAAAGAGAAGTTCAAAATGTGGTTACAGTTCAGCCTGAGGATTCTCATATTTCTAATCTCACTAAATGTGGAAGTGATGGAGAAATTTCTACCGAGATTCAACTTACACGAGAGGAAGAAAAGGAGAGTGGTGATGTTGGGTGGCAGCCATTCTGTGACTACATTTTGTTCCCTAAGGGATTTTTGCTTCTATGTTTGAGCATATTAGCACAGTTGACTTTTGTAGGTTTGCAGGCTGCATCAACTTCTTGGCTTGCTATTGCCAATGAGATGTCAAAAGTAACTAGCAGCATCTTAGTTGGAGTTTATAGTGTGATTACCATTTTAAGCATTGTTTTTGTATATCTGAGATCTTACTTTGCTGCACATCTTGGTCTAAAAGCTTCTAAAGCATTCTTCTCTGCCTTCACTGATTCTATCTTTAATGCTCCTATGTTGTTCTTTGATTCAACCCCAGTAGGGAGGATTTTTACCCGA GCTTCATCAGATTTGAGTATTTTAGATTTCGATATACCTTTTTCCACCATCTTTGTGATAGCTGAAGTAACAGAGCTTCTTACAATGATTGTGATAATGGTTTCGGTCACATGGCAAGTGTTCATTGTTGCAATTCTTGCCATGGTGGCTACAAAATATATCcag GGCTATTATCAAGCTTCTGCAAGAGAAATTATACGAATCAATGGAACTACAAAAGCCCCTCTTATGAATTTTACGTCTGAGTCATATCTTGGTGTGGTTACTATAAGAGCTTTCAACATGGCTGAAAGATTTTTCAAGAACTACCTTAACCTTGTTGACACAGATGCCACGATGTTCTTTCATTCCAATGCTGCCATCGAATGGTTAATTCTAAGGATTCAAGCACTTCAGAATTTGACAGTCTTCACTGCAGCTTTGCTGCTTGTTCTACTTCCAAAGGGATATGTGGCCCCTG GCCTTGTGGGACTTTCTCTGTCTTACGGTTTTTCACTGACAGGAACCGTAGTTTATCTGACTAGAATGTTTTGCAACTTATCGAACTATGTGATCTCTGTTGAAAGAATCAAGCAATTCATTCACATACCAGCAGAACCTAGTGCAATTGTAGAGGACAATAGACCACCACCTTCTTGGCCTTCTAAAGGTCGAATAGATCTTCAATCTCTAGAG ATCAGATATCGTCCAAATTCTCCATTAGTTCTGAAGGGCATCTCTTGCACGTTCCAAGAAGGGAGTAGAGTTGGAGTTGTGGGAAGAACAGGAAGTGGAAAAACTACACTTATAAGTGCTTTGTTTCGCATAGTTGAGCCTACTAGAGGAGACATTCTTATAGATGGGATTAATATATGCTCAATTGGGCTAAAAGATTTAAGAATAAAGCTTAGCATCATTCCTCAAGAACCAACTCTTTTCAAGGGTAGCATTCGAAAAAACTTGGATCCTCTAGGCCTGTACTCAGATGATGAAATATGGAAG GCTTTAGAGAAATGTCAGCTCAAGACAACAATTAGTAGTCTACCATATCTCCTGGATACTTCTG TGAGTGATGAAGGGGAAAACTGGAGTGTGGGGCAGCGCCAACTCATGTGTCTTGGAAGGGTACTTCTCAGGAAGAACAGAATTCTTGTTCTGGATGAAGCTACTGCCTCCATTGATTCTGCCACAGATGGTGTTCTACAACGAATCATCAGACAAGAATTTTCAGAATGCACAGTTATAACTGTGGCTCACAGAGTTCCCTCTGTGATAGACAGTGACATGATCATGGTCCTATCTTATG GGAAACTGGTGGAGTACGACAAACCTTCAAAGCTTATGGATACTAACTCTTCCTTCTCTAAGCTGGTAGCTGAATATTGGTCTCACTCCAAAATGGGTAATGatatatag
- the LOC106774164 gene encoding rRNA-processing protein fcf2, giving the protein MPERKPVVGLSWQPQFSIPSSSKVTNGSHAKPQTESSNNALWKSSSELVDGLFVPPNNPKKLNKLLKKQAKDTAGNNWFNMPAQTITPELQKDLKLLKLRGALDPKRHYKKGDSKSKTLPKYFQVGTVVDSPLDFFSGRLTKKERKATLADELLSDQNLAAYRKRKVREIEEQNRPGGNEKWKIKGSNSRKRAKERRIY; this is encoded by the exons ATGCCGGAGAGAAAACCAGTTGTAGGGTTATCATGGCAGCCACAGTTTTCTATTCCATCATCATCAAAAGTCACTAATGGGTCTCATGCCAAACCTCAAACGGAGTCATCAAACAACGCTCTTTGGAAATCCAGTTCAGAGCTGGTTGATGGCCTTTTTGTCCCTCCAAACAATCCcaaaaaattaaacaagttaCTCAAAAAGCAAGCTAAAGATACTGCTGGGAATAATTG GTTCAATATGCCGGCCCAGACCATCACCCCTGAGCTacaaaaagatttgaaattgttgaag TTGAGAGGTGCCCTTGATCCAAAGCGTCATTACAAGAAAGGTGATTCCAAATCAAAGACACTTCCCAAATATTTCCAG GTTGGTACAGTTGTAGATTCTCCACTGGACTTCTTCTCAGGAAGATTAACAAAGAAGGAAAGGAAAGCAACACTTGCAGATGAGCTGCTTTCTGATCAAAACCTTGCAGCCTATAG GAAACGGAAGGTTCGAGAAATTGAAGAACAGAATCGACCAGGTGggaatgaaaaatggaagattaAAGGTAGTAATTCCCGTAAGCGGGCTAAGGAAAGGAGAATTTACTGA
- the LOC106773074 gene encoding ABC transporter C family member 8-like — MMMKEIFNGYADYFSWICLKNFDFTSFCSQRSTIDTINLIFLCVFYASIILNLIRRNFINESHTKTRFFLLVSICCAITSVVFYSIALWSLIAKTGNSMANHLSWLACLVRGFVWTSLAVSLLVQGHKWIKILNSVWWACSFALASALHIEILVRKHAIEIFDVLLWFLHTLLLFCAFQNLGYFVNQNELKSLSEPLLAREVDTEETGLGRASFLSKLTFSWVNSLLSLGYSRPLSLEDIPSLLSEDKADLSHKNFKHAWQSLARERSKNNTKNLVFWSIVRTHLKENILISVYALLRTIAVTVSPLILYAFVNFSNSRDSGETDLREGLTIVGFLILSKVVDSVSQRHWFFCTRRSGLKMRSALMVAVYEKQLKLSNSARTRHSTGEIVNYIAVDAYRMGEFPWWFHLTWACTLQLLLSISILYGVVGIGALPGVIPLLICGLLNVPFAKILQRCMAQFMISQDERLRATSEILNSMKIIKLQSWEDKFKSLVENLRAKEFIWLSKAQMLKAYGSFLYWMSPTIVSAVVXXGCAVFNSAPLNAGTIFTVLXTLXNLAEPVRMIPEAXSXLIQVKVSFDRLNTFLFDEELDSSDGSRSYKNRSSINAVEIQAGNFIWDHESVSPTLRDVNLEIKWGQKVAVCGPVGAGKSSLLYAILGEIPKISGTVNVFGNIAYVSQTSWIQSGTVRENILFGKPMEKTRYEXAIRVCALDKDINDFXHGDLTEIGQRGINMSGGQKQRIQLARAVYNDADIYLLDDPFSAVDAHTAAILFKDCVMTALREKTVILVTHQVEFLSEVDTILVMEGGKVTESGKYENLLTTGTAFEQLVSAHRDAITELDQNNENRTHREESQGVYKNQSEEEISTEGQLGMQLTQEEEKEIGDVGLKTFWDYISFSRGSLRLFYIILAQCAFVALQTASTVWLALAIDIPKITSAFLVGVYSLISFSGAALIYIRSLLTAYLGLNASKDFFTSFNTAIFNAPMLFFDSTPVGRILTRASSDLSTLDFDIPYTITFVTCVPIEILVMIGAMVLVTWPVLIVAIPAIVASKYVQEYYQASSRELMRINGTTKAPVMNFAAETSLGVVTVRAFNMVERFFKNYLKLVDTDATLFFHSNVATEWLLLRIEALQNLTVITSALLLVLFPQGYVSSGLVGLSLSYALSLTSGHIFWTRMYCNLLNYLISVERIKQFIHLPSQPPAIVKDHQPPSSWPSKGRIDLQALEIRYRPNAPLVLKGINCTFREGSRVGVVGRTGSGKSTLISALFRLVEPASGEILIDGINIC; from the exons atgatgatgaaggaGATTTTTAATGGATACGCTGATTATTTCTCATGGATTTGTCTCAAGAATTTTGACTTCACTTCTTTCTGTTCACAAAGGAGCACAATAGACACTATAAATCTAATTTTCCTCTGTGTCTTCTACGCTTCCATCATTCTCAATTTAATcagaagaaattttataaatgaaagtCATACCAAAACCAGGTTTTTCCTTTTAGTCTCTATCTGTTGTGCTATCACTAGCGTTGTGTTTTACAGTATTGCCCTGTGGAGTCTCATAGCCAAAACTGGGAACTCCATGGCTAACCACCTCAGCTGGTTAGCATGCCTTGTACGAGGATTTGTTTGGACTTCTTTGGCAGTTTCTTTGCTTGTTCAGGGACACAAATGGATCAAAATTCTAAACTCTGTCTGGTGGGCATGTTCCTTTGCGCTAGCTTCGGCTCTCCACATTGAAATTCTGGTTAGAAAGCATGCAATAGAAATTTTCGATGTCCTACTATGGTTCTTACACACGCTTCTTCTCTTCTGTGCCTTCCAAAACCTTGGTTACTTTGTCAATCAAAATGAGCTAAAAAGTTTATCAGAACCATTGTTAGCTCGGGAAGTTGACACAGAAGAAACAGGACTAGGTCGTGCTTCCTTTCTGAGCAAGTTAACTTTCTCTTGGGTTAACTCCTTACTCAGTTTGGGTTACTCAAGGCCACTATCTCTTGAAGACATCCCTTCCCTTCTCTCTGAAGATAAGGCAGACCTATCCCACAAAAACTTCAAGCATGCATGGCAATCCCTTGCGAGGGAGAGAAGCAAGAACAACACTAAGAACTTAGTGTTTTGGTCCATTGTTAGAACTCACTTAAAAGAGAACATATTAATATCTGTTTACGCATTGCTCAGAACCATTGCTGTGACTGTTTCTCCTTTAATACTCTATGCTTTTGTCAACTTTTCGAATAGTAGGGATTCCGGGGAGACAGATCTCAGAGAAGGTCTTACCATAGTGGGTTTTCTTATTCTCTCCAAAGTGGTTGATTCTGTGTCCCAGAGACACTGGTTTTTTTGTACCAGGAGGTCGGGGTTGAAAATGAGATCAGCTCTGATGGTTGCAGTGTATGAAAAACAACTAAAGCTTTCAAACTCAGCAAGGACACGACACTCAACAGGTGAAATTGTGAATTACATTGCTGTTGATGCGTATCGCATGGGAGAATTTCCATGGTGGTTTCATCTAACATGGGCATGTACATTGCAACTTCTTCTATCTATCAGTATCCTGTATGGAGTTGTGGGAATAGGTGCACTTCCTGGTGTAATCCCTCTTCTTATATGTGGACTTCTCAATGTACCATTTGCCAAGATCCTACAAAGGTGCATGGCACAGTTCATGATTTCACAGGATGAGCGTCTTAGAGCAACTTCAGAAATTCTAAATAGCATGAAAATCATCAAGTTACAGTCCTGGGAAGACAAATTCAAGAGTTTGGTTGAGAACCTACGTGCGAAAGAGTTCATTTGGCTATCTAAGGCACAGATGTTGAAAGCTTATGGGTCATTTTTATATTGGATGTCTCCTACCATCGTTTCTGCTGTTGTTTTNNTCGGTTGTGCTGTTTTCAATAGTGCTCCATTAAATGCNGGGACCATATTTACAGTTCTTNCAACGTTGANGAACTTGGCAGAACCTGTTCGAATGATTCCNGAGGCTNTATCTNTTCTGATCCAAGTTAAGGTATCTTTTGATCGTCTNAATACCTTTTTGTTTGACGAAGAACTAGATAGCAGTGATGGTAGCAGAAGCTATAAAAACCGAAGTTCAATTAATGCGGTAGAAATCCAAGCTGGCAACTTCATTTGGGACCATGAATCAGTTTCCCCAACTTTAAGAGATGTGAATTTAGAAATCAAGTGGGGACAGAAAGTTGCAGTTTGTGGGCCAGTTGGAGCTGGAAAATCATCTCTTTTGTATGCAATATTAGGAGAGATTCCCAAGATCTCAGGAACT GTTAATGTGTTCGGCAACATAGCATATGTTTCTCAAACTTCTTGGATTCAAAGTGGGACGGTTCGAGAGAATATATTATTCGGCAAGCCAATGGAGAAAACAAGATACGAGANTGCCATTAGAGTTTGTGCCTTGGATAAGGATATCAATGATTTTAGNCATGGTGATCTTACAGAAATAGGTCAGCGAGGGATTAACATGAGTGGAGGACAAAAGCAAAGGATTCAACTNGCTCGTGCTGTCTACAATGATGCTGACATTTATCTCCTCGATGACCCTTTCAGTGCAGTTGATGCTCACACTGCTGCTATCCTTTTCAAA GACTGTGTAATGACGGCTCTAAGAGAAAAAACAGTCATTCTAGTGACACATCAAGTGGAGTTTCTCTCGGAAGTTGATACAATCCTG GTAATGGAAGGTGGAAAAGTTACTGAATCAGGAAAGTATGAGAATCTCTTAACAACTGGGACTGCATTTGAACAACTTGTGAGCGCTCACAGGGATGCAATTACAGAGTTGGATCAGAATAATGAGAACAGAACTCATAGAGAAGAGTCTCAAGGTgtttataaaaatcaaagtgAGGAGGAGATTTCTACGGAGGGCCAACTTGGGATGCAACTtacacaagaagaagaaaaagagattgGTGATGTCGGCTTGAAGACATTCTGGGATTATATTTCCTTTTCCAGGGGTTCATTGAGgctgttttatataattttggcACAATGTGCTTTTGTTGCTTTACAGACTGCATCAACGGTTTGGCTTGCTTTAGCCATTGATATTCCAAAAATAACTAGTGCCTTCTTGGTTGGGGTGTActcattaatttcattttctggtGCTGCATTGATATATATAAGGTCTCTCTTGACCGCTTACCTTGGGTTAAATGCTTCCAAAGATTTCTTCACAAGTTTCAATACTGCTATCTTCAATGCTCCTATGCTGTTCTTTGACTCAACCCCCGTAGGAAGGATTTTAACAAGA gCTTCATCAGATTTAAGTACTTTGGATTTTGACATACCTTATACGATCACCTTTGTAACATGTGTACCAATTGAAATTTTGGTAATGATTGGTGCAATGGTTTTAGTGACATGGCCAGTTCTCATTGTTGCCATTCCTGCAATAGTTGCATCAAAATATGTTCAG GAATATTATCAAGCCTCGTCAAGGGAATTAATGAGGATCAATGGAACCACGAAAGCTCCTGTGATGAATTTTGCAGCTGAAACATCACTTGGTGTTGTTACTGTGAGAGCATTCAATATGGtagaaagattttttaaaaactacttAAAGCTTGTGGACACAGACGCAACACTGTTTTTCCATTCAAATGTGGCCACGGAATGGTTACTTTTGAGGATTGAAGCACTTCAAAATTTGACAGTCATCACTTCAGCTTTGCTACTTGTTCTATTTCCTCAGGGATACGTGTCCTCGG GTCTTGTGGGACTATCTCTCTCTTACGCATTATCCTTGACATCTGGACATATATTTTGGACTCGAATGTATTGCAACTTATTAAACTATCTTATTTCTGTTGAAAGAATCAAGCAATTCATTCACCTACCATCACAACCTCCTGCTATTGTGAAGGACCACCAACCTCCATCTTCATGGCCTTCCAAAGGCAGGATTGACCTTCAAGCCTTAGAA ATTAGATACCGTCCTAATGCTCCATTAGTGCTTAAGGGTATCAATTGCACGTTTAGAGAAGGGAGTAGAGTGGGAGTTGTAGGAAGAACAGGAAGTGGAAAGAGTACACTCATAAGTGCTTTGTTTCGCTTAGTTGAGCCAGCAAGCGGTGAGATTCTCATAGATGGGATTAACATATGC
- the LOC106773073 gene encoding pectinesterase inhibitor-like → MDQSAKLLVVLALCVTVMANQAAALAVQKENLNGGKETPTGKTLINKVCSDSPTKNLCVQVLSSEPLRSPVADLKDLALISLRVAATNASGILADTKILIDDDELDPDIQQGLADCKENILDAESQLEDTIAALMVNSENDAQRWLKAALAAIDTCDASIPGDDDVLSVESAVFRKLCNIAILVIKELNNPTKS, encoded by the coding sequence ATGGATCAGTCTGCAAAACTCTTGGTGGTGCTGGCTCTATGCGTAACTGTAATGGCAAACCAAGCAGCTGCACTCGCCGTGCAGAAAGAAAACCTTAACGGCGGGAAGGAAACGCCAACCGGAAAGACTCTGATCAACAAGGTATGCTCAGATTCCCCGACCAAAAACCTCTGCGTTCAGGTCCTCTCTTCTGAGCCACTCAGAAGCCCCGTCGCAGACCTCAAAGACTTGGCACTCATTTCCCTTAGGGTTGCTGCCACAAACGCTTCCGGCATCCTCGCCGACACCAAAATTCTCATCGACGACGACGAACTTGACCCTGATATCCAACAAGGTTTGGCTGATTGCAAGGAAAACATCCTGGACGCAGAAAGCCAGCTGGAAGACACCATTGCTGCCTTGATGGTCAATTCTGAAAACGACGCTCAGCGCTGGCTCAAGGCTGCCTTGGCTGCCATCGACACCTGCGATGCCTCCATCCCCGGAGACGACGACGTTCTCTCCGTTGAGAGCGCCGTCTTCCGCAAGCTCTGCAACATCGCCATCCTTGTCATCAAGGAACTCAATAATCCAACGAAATCTTAA
- the LOC106773951 gene encoding uncharacterized protein LOC106773951 yields the protein MIYMLYNQTFHVGRNKFFKLVALIFKGTPNIQSLIHFRVREEEFSKHCSAYEMSGSSSSCKCLGWGFQQSSGSGSKFGEKLACFCAHNVVFLIARTLKNKGKKFWSCLNFKGENKDLVGCNFFQWHSKEGIHERNVVNLEERSASARNEEVDESLRKMEQSVMKMEKTDVEKLKIAC from the exons atgatttaTATGTTGTATAATCAAACATTCCACGTGGggagaaataaattttttaagttggTAGCCCTAATATTTAAAGGAACTCCTAACATCCAAAGTCTTATACATTTTCGTGTTAGGGAAGAAGAGTTTTCGAAGCACTGTTCAGCTTACGAAATGTctggttcatcttcttcttgcaAATGCTTGGGTTGGGGCTTTCAACAGAGTTCTGGTAGTGGGAGCAAGTTTGGTGAAAAACTCGCTTGCTTTTGTGCTCATAATGTAGTCTTCCTCATTGCGAGAACCCTTAAAAACAAGGGCAAAAAGTTCTGGAGTTGTCTTAACTTCAAG GGTGAGAATAAAGATTTGGTTGGCTGCAACTTCTTTCAGTGGCATAGTAAAGAAGGAATTCATGAACGAAATGTGGTGAATCTAGAAGAAAGGAGTGCAAGTGCAAGAAACGAAGAAGTGGATGAAAGTTTGAGGAAGATGGAACAAAGTgtgatgaagatggaaaaaaCAGATGTTGAAAAGCTGAAAATAGCTTGttaa